The proteins below are encoded in one region of Conger conger chromosome 17, fConCon1.1, whole genome shotgun sequence:
- the LOC133116363 gene encoding gamma-glutamylaminecyclotransferase-like isoform X1, with translation MGVRTWIKAAALLSALTPLGSMTRIFVYGTLKRGQPNHFRMMDAANGKAEFCGSAQTAEAFPLVIAGKYNIPFLLNVPGTGRRVRGEVYRVDAKMLAFLDDFENCPSMYQRTAVRLVAGDWTEPDGPAPGTGLEAFVYSTTAYQPDSLKLPMLENYDAYGSHGLVYALRESRQ, from the exons ATGGGAGTACGGACGTGGATAAAGGCTGCCGCCCTACTG AGCGCCCTGACTCCCCTGGGTTCCATGACGCGCATCTTTGTGTACGGGACTCTGAAGAGAGGCCAGCCCAACCACTTTCGGATGATGGACGCGGCGAACGGGAAGGCGGAATTCTGCGGCAGCGCGCAGACCGCGGAGGCGTTCCCGCTGGTGATCGCCGGGAAGTACAACATTCCCTTCCTGCTCAACGTTCCCGGCACCGGCCGCCGGGTCAGGGGGGAGGTGTACCGCGTGGACGCCAAGATGCTGGCCTTCCTGGACGACTTCGAGAACTGCCCCAGCATGTACCAGCGCACGGCGGTGAGGCTGGTGGCCGGGGACTGGACGGAGCCAGACGGACCGGCCCCCGGGACGGGCCTGGAGGCCTTCGTCTACAGCACCACCGCCTACCAGCCCGACAGCCTCAAACTCCCCATGCTCGAGAACTACGACGCCTACGGCAGTCACGGCCTGGTCTACGCTCTGCGTGAGAGCCGGCAGTGA
- the LOC133116363 gene encoding gamma-glutamylaminecyclotransferase-like isoform X2 yields the protein MTRIFVYGTLKRGQPNHFRMMDAANGKAEFCGSAQTAEAFPLVIAGKYNIPFLLNVPGTGRRVRGEVYRVDAKMLAFLDDFENCPSMYQRTAVRLVAGDWTEPDGPAPGTGLEAFVYSTTAYQPDSLKLPMLENYDAYGSHGLVYALRESRQ from the coding sequence ATGACGCGCATCTTTGTGTACGGGACTCTGAAGAGAGGCCAGCCCAACCACTTTCGGATGATGGACGCGGCGAACGGGAAGGCGGAATTCTGCGGCAGCGCGCAGACCGCGGAGGCGTTCCCGCTGGTGATCGCCGGGAAGTACAACATTCCCTTCCTGCTCAACGTTCCCGGCACCGGCCGCCGGGTCAGGGGGGAGGTGTACCGCGTGGACGCCAAGATGCTGGCCTTCCTGGACGACTTCGAGAACTGCCCCAGCATGTACCAGCGCACGGCGGTGAGGCTGGTGGCCGGGGACTGGACGGAGCCAGACGGACCGGCCCCCGGGACGGGCCTGGAGGCCTTCGTCTACAGCACCACCGCCTACCAGCCCGACAGCCTCAAACTCCCCATGCTCGAGAACTACGACGCCTACGGCAGTCACGGCCTGGTCTACGCTCTGCGTGAGAGCCGGCAGTGA